A genomic region of Lysinibacillus sp. 2017 contains the following coding sequences:
- a CDS encoding ABC transporter permease yields the protein MFLAIKEMKHAKKRFVMIGSIIMLIAWLVFILSGLGNGLSTLAAATMKNIDGDLFIYEEGSAATMMKTKIEGKIVDDVEGKYGVKNAAQFGQSTVNVKSPDGKSKNDIAFLGIEPGKFIEPKVIDGKQLSTDDKFGVIIDETLTEKGYGIGDKIQVASSDIELTVIGITKGETFNHVPSVFANVDTWQNYAFAAPGSDNGFESPTAMIALQGKDIDAQKIEDNFDEIETFTKSEAVMGMPGYKEESGTIYLMLAFLFAISAVIIAVFFYVFILQKTQQFGVMKAIGASDKFIKKSIIAQVFVLSLISIIAGIVLTYLTALIFPEGMPFNLDFKMVILYAIVLLIVSVLGSIVSARQVTKIDPLTAIGRVE from the coding sequence AATGGATTATCAACATTAGCAGCTGCAACGATGAAAAATATTGACGGAGATCTTTTTATTTATGAAGAGGGCTCTGCAGCTACAATGATGAAAACGAAGATAGAGGGTAAAATCGTTGATGACGTAGAAGGTAAATATGGTGTAAAAAATGCAGCACAATTTGGACAATCTACTGTCAACGTAAAATCACCAGATGGTAAGTCAAAAAATGACATTGCATTTCTTGGGATTGAACCAGGCAAATTTATCGAACCAAAAGTAATTGATGGTAAACAATTATCTACAGATGATAAATTTGGCGTTATTATCGATGAAACTTTAACAGAAAAAGGGTATGGCATTGGTGACAAAATCCAAGTAGCAAGCTCTGACATTGAATTAACAGTAATCGGTATTACAAAAGGCGAAACATTTAACCACGTACCAAGTGTATTCGCTAACGTAGACACTTGGCAAAACTATGCATTCGCAGCACCAGGCTCTGATAATGGTTTCGAAAGCCCAACCGCTATGATTGCATTACAAGGTAAAGATATTGATGCACAAAAAATCGAAGACAACTTCGATGAAATCGAAACATTCACGAAATCTGAAGCCGTAATGGGTATGCCAGGTTATAAAGAAGAGAGCGGTACAATTTATCTGATGCTTGCCTTCTTATTTGCGATTTCAGCAGTAATTATTGCTGTATTCTTCTATGTATTTATTTTACAAAAAACGCAACAATTTGGTGTTATGAAAGCAATCGGTGCTTCAGATAAATTCATTAAAAAATCAATTATTGCACAAGTGTTCGTGTTATCACTCATTAGTATTATTGCTGGGATTGTGTTAACGTATTTAACTGCCTTAATATTCCCTGAAGGTATGCCATTTAATTTAGACTTTAAAATGGTTATTTTATACGCAATTGTGTTATTAATTGTTTCTGTTTTAGGTTCAATTGTTTCTGCTCGTCAAGTAACAAAAATCGATCCTTTAACAGCGATTGGGAGAGTGGAATAG
- a CDS encoding ABC transporter ATP-binding protein — MTGLVLKNVTKSFKEGNSTVDALKNVSLTVNPGDFIAIIGPSGSGKSTLLSIAGALLQPTNGEVLVNGTDIGKMKEKELSGFRLTDVGFILQTSNLIPYLNVLDQLLLIRKMSGKVSTKDTDFAKQLLTELGLGDKLTKFPNELSGGERQRVAIARAFVNDSKIILADEPTASLDSKRAYEVVKQIRNEVKDRNKAAIMVTHDERMLEFCDKIYRMEDGVLTLQD, encoded by the coding sequence ATGACAGGATTAGTATTAAAAAACGTAACGAAATCGTTTAAAGAAGGGAATTCTACTGTAGACGCATTAAAAAATGTATCATTAACAGTAAACCCTGGAGACTTCATCGCTATCATTGGTCCATCTGGTTCTGGTAAAAGTACACTGTTATCAATTGCAGGAGCATTATTACAACCTACAAATGGTGAAGTGTTAGTAAATGGGACAGACATTGGGAAAATGAAAGAAAAAGAACTTTCTGGTTTCCGTTTAACTGACGTTGGCTTCATCTTACAAACATCAAACTTAATCCCTTATTTAAATGTGTTAGACCAACTGTTACTTATTCGCAAAATGAGCGGCAAAGTATCTACAAAAGATACTGACTTTGCTAAACAATTATTAACAGAACTAGGCTTAGGCGATAAACTAACTAAATTCCCGAACGAATTATCAGGTGGGGAACGTCAACGTGTGGCAATTGCTCGTGCATTCGTTAATGATTCGAAAATCATTTTAGCCGATGAACCAACAGCAAGTTTAGACTCTAAACGTGCATATGAAGTAGTTAAACAAATTCGAAATGAAGTAAAAGATCGCAACAAAGCAGCCATTATGGTAACGCATGATGAACGTATGCTAGAGTTTTGTGATAAAATTTACCGCATGGAAGACGGCGTATTAACACTGCAAGATTAA
- a CDS encoding 3-ketoacyl-ACP reductase, with product MSQSIKGKVAVVTGAARGIGKAIAISLAKEGVNVGIIARSENDLQAVAKEIEGYGVKAAYAVADVTNLEQVQAAADKLKATLGLTDILVNNAGAGKFEKLVDMDPADFKHIVDVSIMGTFNVSHTIVPQLIEKNAGDVINISSTNGLNGAATSSAYSAAKFGVIGITESLAAEVRRNNIRVTVLTPSTIATDLADALNLIPADKRDQYMHPEDVAEYIVSQLKLSQRMYIKNATLMNTNPY from the coding sequence ATGAGTCAATCAATTAAAGGTAAAGTAGCAGTCGTAACAGGTGCTGCACGTGGTATTGGGAAAGCCATTGCTATTTCATTAGCAAAAGAGGGCGTAAACGTAGGGATTATCGCGCGCTCTGAAAACGATTTACAAGCAGTTGCAAAAGAAATCGAAGGCTACGGCGTAAAAGCGGCATATGCAGTTGCGGACGTAACAAACCTAGAACAAGTACAAGCTGCTGCGGACAAATTAAAAGCAACATTAGGCTTAACAGACATTTTAGTTAACAACGCAGGCGCTGGGAAATTTGAAAAGCTTGTCGATATGGATCCAGCAGACTTCAAACATATCGTGGACGTAAGCATTATGGGGACATTCAACGTGTCACACACAATCGTGCCACAATTAATCGAAAAAAATGCGGGTGATGTCATTAATATTTCATCTACAAACGGCTTAAACGGCGCAGCAACTTCAAGTGCATACAGTGCTGCAAAATTCGGCGTTATTGGGATTACAGAATCGTTAGCGGCAGAAGTTCGTCGTAACAATATTCGTGTAACAGTTTTAACACCAAGTACAATTGCCACAGACTTAGCAGATGCACTTAACTTAATTCCTGCTGACAAACGCGATCAATACATGCACCCAGAAGATGTAGCAGAATACATCGTGTCACAATTAAAACTAAGCCAACGCATGTACATTAAAAACGCTACACTAATGAACACAAATCCATACTGA
- a CDS encoding DUF2785 domain-containing protein: MDYQIILEQLANDELNPLQNIDIENLIDYMIENIGNPDPYIRDTLVYFGFSKLLLKHPIEDKILHKLLTICMDDEHLFYKIDEQIIDDSVFTRSFSALVIALVLYQDAKTPALPKDILLPTLTASINYLKREYDYRGYVEQKGWAHSVAHGSDLLADAVAHPQFENVATIEECLCVLQKCLHTDYAFIDEEDDRMLPVLDMLFEKGLSDHQLKQWLIKLHTVEDMDELKKARMYWNVKKFTMTLYVHLIRTNNHTETKDWIYSTIILNENIS, from the coding sequence TTGGACTATCAAATAATATTAGAACAGCTTGCAAACGATGAACTAAATCCACTACAAAATATTGATATTGAGAATTTAATCGACTACATGATTGAGAATATAGGAAATCCTGACCCGTATATTCGCGACACTTTAGTGTATTTCGGGTTCTCAAAATTACTGCTAAAACACCCTATTGAGGATAAAATACTTCACAAACTATTAACGATTTGCATGGATGATGAGCATTTGTTTTATAAAATCGATGAACAAATTATAGATGATTCTGTGTTTACTCGTTCTTTTTCTGCGTTAGTCATTGCTTTAGTACTTTATCAAGATGCTAAAACACCCGCTCTACCAAAAGATATTTTACTACCGACTCTTACTGCGAGCATTAACTATTTAAAACGAGAGTATGATTATCGTGGTTATGTAGAACAAAAAGGTTGGGCCCATAGTGTTGCGCATGGCAGTGATCTGTTAGCGGATGCTGTTGCTCACCCTCAATTTGAAAATGTGGCGACCATTGAGGAATGCCTATGCGTCTTGCAAAAATGCTTACATACTGACTATGCATTTATTGATGAAGAAGATGATAGAATGTTGCCTGTCTTAGATATGCTTTTTGAAAAAGGCTTATCCGATCATCAATTAAAGCAGTGGTTAATCAAGCTCCATACGGTTGAGGATATGGATGAGTTAAAAAAGGCTCGCATGTATTGGAATGTGAAGAAATTTACGATGACACTGTATGTCCATTTAATACGTACGAACAATCATACCGAAACAAAGGATTGGATTTATTCAACGATAATTTTAAATGAAAATATTTCATAA
- a CDS encoding cell wall hydrolase: MPRIKYRDADIDLMARMMRAEAEGEGKQGMLYVGNVIVNRVIASCLDFNDVRTVEQVIYQVQGNNYSFEAVQKGNMFYQRARETERRLAKQTLDYWRDHPAKYALWYFNPSGECPPSWYGQPFTGQFKQHCFYEPAPGTCDSVYQG, encoded by the coding sequence ATGCCGAGAATAAAATACCGTGATGCTGATATTGACCTAATGGCAAGGATGATGCGAGCAGAGGCTGAAGGTGAAGGTAAACAAGGTATGTTATATGTAGGAAATGTCATTGTGAACCGTGTGATTGCCAGTTGTTTAGACTTTAATGATGTAAGAACAGTTGAACAAGTCATATATCAGGTACAGGGAAATAATTACTCTTTTGAAGCAGTTCAAAAGGGGAATATGTTTTATCAACGAGCGAGAGAAACTGAAAGAAGATTGGCAAAGCAAACGTTAGATTATTGGCGGGACCACCCAGCAAAATATGCACTTTGGTACTTTAATCCGTCTGGTGAGTGCCCGCCAAGCTGGTACGGGCAACCTTTTACAGGTCAATTTAAACAACATTGTTTTTATGAACCAGCACCAGGAACATGTGATAGTGTTTATCAGGGTTAG